From the genome of Anaerolineae bacterium:
GAAGCTTTTAAGCGGGCTTTCCCTGGGTGTCTGCGCAAAAAAATAGAATGCTCAAAACTGCAAGGGGATGGTTCGGACAGAAAGTGGCACAGGCTGACCGCAGCAGATCGGTCCCTTGTAATGGTTGATCACGGCATCAAAAGAGAGCCCGGAACTTCGGAAATAGATTCGTTTGTTTTAATAGGCGGGCATCTGTATGACAAGGGAATATCTGTGCCCAAAATATATCTGCATGATACTTTTTCAGGGATTGTTTTTCTGGAAGATTTAGGCGATGTCAATCTTCAGGCAGTCGTTAAAGCAGGCAAAAAGGTTTTATTTTATTATAAATCAATTATAAAGCTTCTTATAAAGATGTCGATTGCCGGTGTTAAAGAATTTGATCGATCCTGGACATTCCAGACACCATATTATAACAAAGAGGTTATTCTTGAAAATGAATGCCGCTACTTTGTCGACGCTTTTTTAAGAAAATATCTTAAGCTCAATATATGCTACAATGATTTTGAAGATGAGTTTATATTGCTTGCCGATAAGGCGCTTGAATTTTCAGTTAATGGCTTTATGCACAGGGACTTTCAGTCCAGAAACATCATGATTAAAGACGGAAAGCCTTATTTTATCGACTTTCAGGGCGGCAGAACAGGCCCGATTCAGTATGATCTTGCATCTTTGCTGATTGATCCATACGTGGCGCTTCCCTGTAATGTGCAGTATCAACTGCTTGATTATTGTATTGATAAGCTTTCATCATATATTCATATTGACAGGAAGAGGTTTTGTTTGTGTTACAAGTATTGCGCAATAACAAGAAACCTTCAGATACTGGGCGCGTTCGGATATTTAAGCCGGGTTAAGGGGAAAACTTACTTTGAGCAATTTATTCCAGCAGCAACAGAGAGCTTGAAATATAACCTGTCGGCTGTTGAAGATACACAATTCCCGCGGTTAAAATTAACGGTTTCGAAAATCACAAAAAGGGCTGATATGAAACCACAGAGAACACAGAGATAAGTATTTAAAATGTTAAAAACCGACCTTTACGAAGCTCTTAATTCGGCAATACATAATAAAACAAGGGGGAAGCAAAATGAACAAGATAAAAATCATGGTAAACGGCATCCCAGGCAATATGGCGGTGACTGTGGCAAAACATGCCCTTGATGACGAGAGGTTTGAAGTTATTCCATACTCTTTTACCGGCCCTGAAATAACTGAGACTCAATATGTTATAGGTTCTTCAGTCATAACCCTTATCCGGCCGGAAAAAAGGGAGCAGGCTGTAATTGAAATAGTTGACAGGAATGAGCCCTTTATTAGTGTGGATTATACACATCCTTTGGCTGTAAACGGCAATGCGGAGTTTTACTGCAAACACAATCTCCCATTTGTTATGGGCACTACAGGAGGGGCCAGAGAGCTTCTTGAAGATACGATAAAAAAATCTTCCATTCCTGCTGTAGTAGCGCCCAACATGGCAAAACAGATAGTTGGTTTCCAGGCCATGATGGAGTACGGAGCAAAATCGTTTCCCGATCTTTTTAAAGGATACACACTCCGGATAAGGGAAAGTCATCAAAAAGGCAAGGCAGATACCAGCGGAACCGCCAAGGCAATGATAAGGTATTTTAATGAATTTGGCATGCCTTTTAACCAAGAGGAAATTATAATGGAACGTGATCCTGAAACTCAAAAAGCAAAGCTCGGCATTCCGGAAAAATATCTTTCAGGGCACGGATGGCACACATATACCCTGATTTCAGAAGACCGGACAGTGCGCTTTGAGTTTACACACAACGTAAACGGCCGTGATATATATGCCAAAGGAACCCTTGATGCTGTTTCCTATCTTTACAAAAAGCTAAAACAAGGGGCAAAGGGGAGGATGTTTACGATGATTGATGTGTTAAAAGGGGATGTTTAAAACAGGTCGATGAAAAAATTAATATTTATTCTCATTATATTCCTGGCAGTCCCTTCTATTGCCGGTGAACTGTTTCCGCAAAAGGGCTGGTCGGATAAACCAAATCCTCTTGCAAACACGGAGGCAGTTCTTGGAGGCGAGATTTCCATATTCGCAGGCCAGTACCCGAAAAGCCTCAATTACTACCTGGATAACAATGTTTTGTCTGCAGAGATATTTGGAGCCATGTTCGAGTCTTTGCTGTCCATAAATCCTGTTACGCTGGAGTATGAACCAGGCATTGCTGAAAAATGGTTGGTATCTGACGATAAAAAGAGCTTTACCTTTTATATTGACCAAACGGCCAGATGGAGCGACGGGTCCGCAATAACCGCACATGATGTAAAATGGACATATGATGTCATAATGGACCCCAAAAATCTCACAGGCCCACACAAGCTGGACATGGAGCGTTTTCAGCCTCCTGTCGTAATCGATAAACATACAATATGTTTTACTGCTAAAACCGTTCACTGGAAAAATCTTGGCATTGCAGGGGGTTTTCATGTTCTTTGCAAGCATGCATACGAGGGCAGGGATTTCAACAAACTCAATTTTGAATTTTCTGTAGATTCCGGTCGTTACAGGCTCGGAGAGATCAATGAAGGAATTTATATTACCTTAAAGCGACGTGAAGACTGGTGGGAT
Proteins encoded in this window:
- a CDS encoding sugar phosphate nucleotidyltransferase, with product MKAMILAAGLGTRLLPFTEFTPKPLFTISGNPLLDIIIHSLESAGCTAVIINTHHLYKEIDSFLASQQYAIPVSTRYEPMILGTAGAIKNAADFWDNQPFMVINSDIVTDIDLRKVYDFHLSHNHQATLVLHDCAEFNNVCVDKNDFITGIEAQEKEASLGHARKLTFTGIQVLDPEILEFIPDGIFSDSVSMYRRLILSGKKIKAYISKKYYWKDIGTPERYKETVFDKMAPEAFKRAFPGCLRKKIECSKLQGDGSDRKWHRLTAADRSLVMVDHGIKREPGTSEIDSFVLIGGHLYDKGISVPKIYLHDTFSGIVFLEDLGDVNLQAVVKAGKKVLFYYKSIIKLLIKMSIAGVKEFDRSWTFQTPYYNKEVILENECRYFVDAFLRKYLKLNICYNDFEDEFILLADKALEFSVNGFMHRDFQSRNIMIKDGKPYFIDFQGGRTGPIQYDLASLLIDPYVALPCNVQYQLLDYCIDKLSSYIHIDRKRFCLCYKYCAITRNLQILGAFGYLSRVKGKTYFEQFIPAATESLKYNLSAVEDTQFPRLKLTVSKITKRADMKPQRTQR
- the dapB gene encoding dihydrodipicolinate reductase, with protein sequence MNKIKIMVNGIPGNMAVTVAKHALDDERFEVIPYSFTGPEITETQYVIGSSVITLIRPEKREQAVIEIVDRNEPFISVDYTHPLAVNGNAEFYCKHNLPFVMGTTGGARELLEDTIKKSSIPAVVAPNMAKQIVGFQAMMEYGAKSFPDLFKGYTLRIRESHQKGKADTSGTAKAMIRYFNEFGMPFNQEEIIMERDPETQKAKLGIPEKYLSGHGWHTYTLISEDRTVRFEFTHNVNGRDIYAKGTLDAVSYLYKKLKQGAKGRMFTMIDVLKGDV